A region of Candidatus Leptovillus gracilis DNA encodes the following proteins:
- the polX gene encoding DNA polymerase/3'-5' exonuclease PolX, producing the protein MMKNRDVADTFTMVAEMLAIRGDQIHRVLAYRRAAESIEALGRDLNQVYAEGALVEIPGIGKTLAEKIEEMLTTGKLAFYERLAEEIPPSLVDMLRVEGLGPKRVKQIYDALGITTLAELTEATRAGKLRELPGLGAKSEAKLAAAIEALARHGDGRIPLGEAWPLAREILAVLAELPGVTKTAVGGSLRRMRETIGDIDLLVAADESAHIMDTFVGLPQVESVSGHGPTKSSVVLHNGVQVDLRVLPAARWGTLLSYFTGSKNHNVRLRELALKQGLSLNEHAFTPTPTPTPEDGRPEILCATEEEIYATLGLPYILPTLREDAGEIEAAINGRLPQVVQLDDIIADLHMHTTWSDGKLSVLEMAQVAKNQGLRYIVITDHSASLGIANGLSVERLRQQAAEVRAADAALGPDFRVLHGTEMEIKADGSLDFPDEVLAELDFVIASLHTGLSQPREQITQRLLNAIRNPHVDMIAHPSGRLLPDRPGADLDMEVVLQTAVSTQTILEINANPHRLDLRDSHARRAIELGAKIAINTDAHHPDHFAFRHYGVAVAQRGWVTPGAVVNTWPVEQFLAFIREKSA; encoded by the coding sequence ATGATGAAAAATCGTGACGTGGCCGATACTTTTACAATGGTTGCCGAAATGCTGGCGATTCGCGGCGATCAGATTCACCGCGTGCTGGCCTACCGGCGGGCGGCCGAAAGCATTGAAGCGCTGGGGCGGGACCTGAACCAGGTGTACGCTGAGGGTGCGTTGGTGGAGATTCCGGGCATCGGCAAAACATTGGCCGAGAAAATCGAAGAGATGCTCACCACCGGCAAATTGGCGTTTTATGAACGATTGGCCGAGGAGATTCCCCCTTCATTGGTAGACATGCTGCGCGTGGAAGGTTTGGGTCCCAAGCGCGTCAAACAAATCTATGACGCTCTGGGCATCACCACGCTGGCCGAACTGACGGAAGCGACCAGAGCCGGCAAACTGCGCGAGCTGCCCGGTTTGGGGGCGAAATCGGAAGCTAAACTGGCGGCCGCCATTGAAGCCCTGGCACGGCACGGCGACGGCCGTATCCCTCTGGGCGAAGCGTGGCCGCTGGCGCGGGAAATCTTGGCTGTGTTGGCCGAACTGCCGGGCGTGACTAAAACGGCCGTAGGCGGTTCCCTGCGCCGGATGCGTGAAACCATTGGCGATATAGATTTGCTGGTGGCCGCCGACGAATCGGCCCACATCATGGATACCTTTGTTGGTCTGCCCCAGGTGGAGTCGGTTTCCGGGCATGGTCCCACTAAATCCAGCGTCGTTTTGCACAACGGCGTCCAGGTGGATTTGCGTGTTTTGCCCGCCGCACGCTGGGGCACGCTGCTGTCTTACTTCACCGGCAGCAAAAACCACAACGTGCGCCTGCGCGAACTGGCCCTCAAACAAGGTCTCAGCCTGAACGAACACGCCTTCACCCCTACGCCCACACCCACGCCGGAAGACGGCCGTCCAGAAATCCTGTGCGCCACTGAAGAAGAGATTTACGCCACCCTGGGTTTACCCTACATTTTGCCCACCTTGCGCGAGGATGCCGGGGAAATTGAGGCGGCGATTAACGGCCGTCTGCCCCAGGTTGTTCAACTAGACGACATTATCGCCGACCTGCACATGCACACCACCTGGTCAGACGGCAAACTGAGCGTCCTGGAAATGGCCCAGGTCGCTAAAAACCAGGGACTGCGCTACATCGTCATCACCGACCATTCCGCCAGTTTGGGCATCGCCAACGGCCTGTCGGTGGAACGGCTGCGTCAGCAGGCCGCCGAAGTGCGCGCCGCCGACGCCGCGCTTGGCCCCGATTTCCGCGTGCTGCACGGCACAGAAATGGAAATCAAGGCCGATGGCTCGCTGGACTTTCCTGACGAGGTGTTGGCCGAGCTGGATTTTGTCATCGCCAGTCTACATACCGGCCTCAGTCAGCCACGCGAGCAGATCACCCAACGGCTGCTAAACGCCATCCGCAACCCGCACGTGGACATGATCGCTCATCCCAGCGGCCGGCTGCTGCCAGACCGTCCCGGCGCGGATTTGGACATGGAGGTGGTGCTGCAAACGGCCGTTTCCACCCAAACCATCCTGGAAATTAACGCCAACCCCCACCGCCTGGACCTGCGCGACAGCCATGCGCGCCGGGCCATCGAACTAGGCGCAAAAATCGCCATCAACACCGACGCCCACCATCCTGACCACTTTGCCTTTCGGCACTACGGCGTGGCCGTGGCCCAGCGCGGTTGGGTCACGCCGGGCGCGGTGGTGAATACCTGGCCTGTGGAGCAGTTTCTAGCCTTTATCCGGGAAAAAAGCGCATGA